A single Triticum dicoccoides isolate Atlit2015 ecotype Zavitan chromosome 2A, WEW_v2.0, whole genome shotgun sequence DNA region contains:
- the LOC119354219 gene encoding protein EXORDIUM-like 5 codes for MGTLLPCHPTLTLLPVLFAAAIAGVRCAPVYRPEYLVDGNQLVDMQYHMGPVVSGAPTNLFLIWYGRWEAPAQAVLRDFLASLSAPAPFPAVSDWWARTPRLYTDQSGANVTATFAIAGEHSDAGYSHGASLKRIDMQSIIRTAVVAYPDPLPLDPYNGVYLVLSSPDVQVEEFCRAMCGFHYFTFASVVGVTVPYAWVGNSGSQCPGRCAYPFAAPEYGASGQGVLRPPNGDPGVDGMVIVLGHELAELATNPLVNAWYAGDTPTAPTEIADLCLGVYGDGGGAGGFVGNVSRAADGSSYNVNGVNGRRFLVQWLWNPVLGACYGPNSSN; via the coding sequence ATGGGGACGCTGCTCCCGTGTCACCCTACCCTTACCCTCCTCCCCGTCCtcttcgccgccgccatcgccggcgtgCGTTGCGCGCCGGTGTATAGGCCGGAGTACCTGGTGGACGGGAACCAGCTGGTAGACATGCAGTACCACATGGGCCCCGTCGTGTCAGGCGCGCCGACCAACCTGTTCCTCATCTGGTACGGCCGGTGGGAGGCCCCGGCGCAGGCTGTGCTCCGCGacttcctcgcctccctctccgctccGGCGCCGTTCCCCGCCGTCTCCGACTGGTGGGCCCGCACGCCGCGGCTCTACACGGACCAATCCGGCGCCAATGTCACCGCCACATTCGCCATCGCCGGGGAGCACTCCGACGCCGGGTACTCCCACGGCGCCTCCCTGAAGCGGATCGACATGCAGTCCATCATCCGCACCGCCGTGGTCGCGTACCCGGACCCTCTGCCGCTCGACCCGTACAACGGCGTGTACCTGGTGCTCTCCTCACCGGACGTGCAGGTGGAGGAGTTCTGCCGCGCCATGTGCGGCTTCCACTACTTCACATTCGCGTCCGTGGTCGGGGTCACCGTCCCGTACGCGTGGGTCGGGAATAGCGGCTCGCAGTGCCCAGGGAGGTGTGCGTATCCGTTCGCCGCGCCGGAGTACGGCGCCAGCGGGCAGGGGGTGCTGCGGCCGCCGAACGGCGACCCCGGGGTGGACGGGATGGTGATCGTGCTGGGGCACGAGCTTGCGGAGCTGGCCACCAACCCGCTGGTGAACGCGTGGTACGCCGGTGACACGCCAACGGCGCCCACGGAGATCGCCGACCTCTGTCTCGGGGTCTACGGCGACGGCGGTGGAGCAGGCGGGTTCGTCGGGAATGTCTCCCGCGCAGCCGACGGCAGCTCCTACAACGTGAACGGCGTCAACGGCCGGCGGTTCCTGGTGCAGTGGCTCTGGAACCCCGTCCTCGGCGCGTGCTACGGACCCAACTCCAGCAACTGA